From a single Miscanthus floridulus cultivar M001 chromosome 8, ASM1932011v1, whole genome shotgun sequence genomic region:
- the LOC136475510 gene encoding L-lactate dehydrogenase, translating into MKKASSLSELGFDAGDASSGFFRPVSDGMDSTPTWHHRRRLTKVSVIGAGNVGMAIAQTILTRDLADEIALVDALPDKLRGEMLDLQHAAAFLPRTRLVSDTDMSVTRGSDLAIVTAGARQIPGETRLNLLQRNVALFRKIVPPLAEHSPDALLLVVSNPVDVLTYVAWKLSGFPPSRVIGSGTNLDSSRFRFLLAEHLDVNAQDVQAYMVGEHGDSSVAVWSSVSVAGMPVLKSLQESHRCFDEEALEGIRRAVVDSAYEVISLKGYTSWAIGYSVASLAASLLRDQRRIHPVSVLARGFHGIPDENDVFLSLPARLGRAGVQGVAEMELTEEEAKRLRRSAKTLWDNCQLLGL; encoded by the exons atgaagaaggCATCTTCGCTGTCGGAGCTGGGGTTCGACGCCGGCGACGCCTCCTCGGGCTTCTTCCGCCCCGTGTCCGACGGCATGGACTCCACGCCGACGTGGCACCACCGGCGGAGGCTGACCAAGGTGTCGGTCATCGGCGCGGGCAACGTGGGGATGGCCATCGCGCAGACCATCCTGACGCGCGACCTCGCCGACGAGATCGCGCTGGTGGACGCGCTCCCGGACAAGCTCCGCGGGGAGATGCTGGACCTGCAGCACGCGGCGGCGTTCCTGCCGCGCACGCGCCTGGTCTCCGACACCGACATGTCCGTCACCAGGGGCTCCGACCTCGCCATCGTGACCGCCGGGGCGAGGCAGATCCCGGGGGAGACGAGGCTCAACCTGCTGCAGCGGAACGTGGCGCTGTTCCGCAAGATCGTGCCGCCGCTGGCCGAGCACTCCCCCGACGCGCTGCTGCTCGTCGTGTCCAACCCCGTCGACGTGCTGACGTACGTGGCCTGGAAGCTGTCGGGGTTCCCGCCCAGCCGCGTCATCGGCTCCGGCACCAACCTCGACTCGTCCAGGTTCAGGTTCCTCCTCGCCGAGCACCTCGACGTCAACGCCCAGGACGTACAG GCGTACATGGTGGGCGAGCACGGCGACAGCTCGGTGGCGGTGTGGTCGAGCGTGAGCGTGGCGGGGATGCCGGTGCTCAAGTCGCTGCAGGAGAGCCACCGCTGCTTCGACGAGGAGGCGCTGGAGGGCATCCGCCGCGCCGTCGTCGACAGCGCCTACGAGGTGATCAGCCTGAAAGGCTACACCTCCTGGGCCATCGGCTACTCCGTCGCCAGCCTCGCCGCCTCACTGCTCCGCGACCAGCGCCGCATCCACCCGGTCTCCGTTCTAGCGAGGGGGTTCCACGGCATCCCCGACGAGAACGACGTCTTCCTCAGCCTCCCCGCCAGGCTCGGCCGCGCCGGCGTCCAGGGCGTCGCCGAGATGGAGCTCACCGAGGAGGAGGCCAAGCGGCTGCGTCGCTCCGCCAAGACGCTCTGGGACAATTGCCAGCTCCTCGGCCTCTGA